One segment of Anguilla anguilla isolate fAngAng1 chromosome 1, fAngAng1.pri, whole genome shotgun sequence DNA contains the following:
- the paqr6 gene encoding membrane progestin receptor delta produces MWWEDDGGGTQPPWFECPVWCMLCRGGRARLRQAYQRGRDRFRLPTDMLSIKLPELFNIHQVPRVFQEDGIISGYRHPHSSALDCILSSFQMTNETVNIWTHFLPTWYFLWRFSVLCSSLDFLSESYTWPLLVYMLLICLYPFTSSCAHIFSTMSAESRHICYFFDYGALSLYSLGCAISYGSYVIPDCWVNTWLHRNFVVIAISNTLFCTSLSCYSRFLELQFPCKSKVLRTAAFVYPFIFDNIPLFHRLLLCCGGSCSHNEALPSYHYHLMFAFLTCFLYTSHLPERLAPGRFDYIGHSHQLFHICAVVGTHFQMEALLADMTSRRGWMMTHSAIPSFLGSVGALALGLLLNMGLIGFFSATLLWAPQHTALQHSTNNQQCPIDCKDK; encoded by the exons ATGTGGTGGGAGGACGATGGGGGAGGTACCCAGCCCCCCTGGTTTGAGTGCCCAGTGTGGTGTATGCTCTGCCGGGGTGGCAGGGCCCGGCTGAGACAGGCTTaccagagggggagggacaggttTCGGCTGCCCACAGACATGCTGAGCATCAAACTCCCTGAGCTCTTCAACATCCACCAGGTGCCACGA GTATTTCAGGAGGATGGCATCATATCTGGCTACCGTCACCCCCACAGCTCTGCCTTGGACTGCATTCTCAGCAGCTTCCAGATGACCAATGAGACAGTCAACATCTGGACCCACTTCCTGCCCACATG GTACTTCCTGTGGCGGTTCAGCGTCCTTTGCTCCTCCCTGGACTTCCTGTCAGAGAGCTACACCTGGCCTCTGCTGGTCTACATGCTGCTGATCTGCCTGTACCCCTTCACCTCCAGCTGTGCCCACATCTTCAGCACTATGTCCGCCGAGTCTCGTCACATCTGCTACTTCTTTGACTACGGCGCTCTCAGCCTTTACAGCCTTG GTTGTGCCATTAGCTACGGGTCCTACGTGATTCCAGACTGTTGGGTTAACACTTGGCTTCACCGAAATTTTGTGGTCATTGCCATCAGCAACACGCTGTTCTGCACCAGTCTGTCCTGCTACTCCAG gTTTCTTGAATTGCAGTTCCCATGCAAGAGTAAAGTTCTTCGTACGGCAGCATTCGTATATCCTTTCATCTTTGACAACATCCCTCTCTTCCATAGA CTCTTACTATGCTGTGGGGGCAGCTGCAGCCATAACGAGGCCTTGCCCAGCTACCATTACCACCTGATGTTCGCCTTCCTCACCTGCTTCCTGTATACCTCACATCTCCCAGAGAGACTAGCTCCAGGCCGCTTTGACTACATTG GCCACAGTCACCAGCTCTTTCAcatctgtgctgtggtgggcaCACACTTCCAGATGGAGGCGTTGCTGGCAGATATGACATCACGCAGGGGCTGGATGATGACCCACTCGGCCATTCCATCCTTCCTGGGCAGTGTAGGTGCACTGGCCCTGGGGCTCCTGCTCAACATGGGCCTCATTGGCTTCTTCAGTGCCACATTACTATGGGCTCCCCAACACACAgctctacagcacagcactaACAACCAGCAGTGCCCCATTGACTGTAAGGATAAGTAA